The Burkholderia pyrrocinia genomic sequence GGATTCTCCAGGTCGCGCTCTGCGCATTTCTGGTGATGGCCCTGCTGAGCTACAGCCGGCGCGATCCGAGCTGGACGCACGCCGCGCAGGTGGACCACATCTCGAACTGGGCCGGCCGCGTCGGCGCGTGGACGGCCGACATCATCCTGCTGCTGTTCGGCCTGTCGGCTTACTGGCTGATCGTGCCGCTCGGGCGGCGCATCGCCGTCAACTACCGCCGCATCACGCGCCACGAGGCGATTCCCGACGAACCTGAGCGGCCGATCGGCTGGCTCACGGAGATCTTCGCGTTCGTGCTCGTCGTGCTGGCGTGCGACGGCATCGAGGCGCTGCGCATGTGGTCGCTGAAGGTGCAGTTGCCGCGTGCGCCGGGCGGCGTCGTCGGCGAGGCCGTCGCCGGTGCGATGTCGCATGCGTTCGGCTTCACGGGCGGCACGCTGCTGCTGCTGATCGCGCTCGCGATCGGCCTGTCGCTGTATTTCCGCTTCTCGTGGCTGTCGGTCGCCGAGCGCGTCGGCGGCGCGATCCTGTCCGCCGTCAACGTCGCGAAGCTGCGCCGCGAGGCCGAGCGCGACCGCAAGCTCGGCGAGGCCGCGGCCGTGCGCCGCGAAGGCAAGGTCGAAGAGGAGCGCGTACGCATCGAGGATCACGAGCCCGTGACGATCGTGCCGCCGGTCGTCACGCCGGCGAAGTCCGAACGCGTCGAGCGCGAGCGTCAGGTGCCGCTGTTCACCGACCTGCCGGGCGATTCGACGCTGCCGCCGGTGTCGCTGCTCGATCCCGCGCCGAAGACGCAGGAAGCGATTTCGGCCGATACGCTCGAATTCACGTCGCGCCTGATCGAGAAGAAGCTGAAGGATTTCGGTGTCGAGGCGAGTGTGGTCGCCGCGTATCCGGGCCCGGTCGTCACGCGCTACGAGATCGAGCCGGCCACCGGCGTGAAGGGCAGCCAGATCGTCAACCTCGCGAAGGATCTCGCGCGCTCGCTGTCGCTCGTGTCGATCCGCGTCGTCGAGACGATCCCCGGCAAGAACTACATGGCGCTCGAACTGCCGAACCAGCGCCGCCAGACCGTGCACCTGTCCGAGATCATCGGCTCCGAGGTGTATGCGGCCGCATCGTCGGCGCTGACGCTGAGCCTCGGCAAGGACATCGGCGGCAAGCCCGTGTGCGCGGATCTCGCGAAGATGCCGCACCTGCTCGTCGCCGGCACGACCGGTTCGGGCAAGTCGGTCGGGATCAACGCGATGATCCTGTCGCTGCTGTACAAGGCGACCGCCGAGCAGGTGCGCCTGATCCTGATCGATCCGAAGATGCTCGAAATGAGCGTCTACGAAGGCATCCCGCACCTGCTGTGCCCGGTCGTCACCGACATGCGCCAGGCCGGCCACGCGCTGAACTGGACGGTCGCGGAGATGGAGCGCCGCTACAAGCTGATGAGCAAGCTCGGCGTGCGCAACCTCGCGGGCTACAACAACAAGATCGACGACGCGGCCAAGCGCGAGGAAAAGCTGCCGAACCCGTTCAGCCTGACGCCGGAAGATCCCGAGCCGCTTGGCCGCCTGCCGAACATCGTCGTCGTGATCGACGAGCTGGCCGACCTGATGATGGTCGTCGGCAAGAAGGTCGAGGAACTGATCGCGCGGATCGCGCAGAAGGCGCGCGCGGCCGGCATCCACCTGATCCTCGCGACGCAGCGTCCGTCGGTCGACGTGATCACGGGCCTCATCAAGGCGAACGTGCCGACGCGGATCGCATTCCAGGTGTCGTCCAAGATCGACTCGCGCACGATCCTCGATCAGATGGGCGCCGAATCGCTGCTCGGGATGGGCGACATGCTGTACCTGCCGCCGGGCAGCGGGCTGCCCGTGCGCGTGCACGGCGCGTTCGTCGGCGACGACGAAGTGCATCGCGTCGTCGAGAAGCTCAAGGAGCAGGGTGAGCCGAACTACGTCGAGGGCCTGCTCGAAGGCGGCACCGCCGACGGCGACGAGGGCTCGGCCGGCGCGGGAACCGGCGAAGGCGGCGGCGAGTCTGATCCGCTGTACGACCAGGCGGTCGAGATCGTCATCAAGAACCGCCGCGCGTCGATCTCGCTCGTGCAGCGGCATCTGCGGATCGGCTATAACCGCGCGGCACGGCTGCTCGAGCAGATGGAGCAGTCGGGGCTCGTATCGGCGATGTCGTCGAGCGGCAACCGCGAAATTCTTGTGCCGGCGCGCGACGCGGAATGAGTCCGCGGCGCCCGCAGCGCCGGCCACCCACGGAGAAAACCGCAATATGCAGCAACATTCGTTCGCAATGTCTCTTCGTTCGACGCGGCGCTGGCTCGGTGCGGCGCTCGCCGGCGCATCGCTGATGCTCGCGGCGACGCACGCGTTCGCGGGCGGCACCGAGCAACTGAAGGCCTTCGTGTCGCAGGTGCGTTCGGCGAAGGGCGACTTCACGCAA encodes the following:
- a CDS encoding DNA translocase FtsK encodes the protein MAKAPYSAQAQALPHRMSKLLTEIRWILQVALCAFLVMALLSYSRRDPSWTHAAQVDHISNWAGRVGAWTADIILLLFGLSAYWLIVPLGRRIAVNYRRITRHEAIPDEPERPIGWLTEIFAFVLVVLACDGIEALRMWSLKVQLPRAPGGVVGEAVAGAMSHAFGFTGGTLLLLIALAIGLSLYFRFSWLSVAERVGGAILSAVNVAKLRREAERDRKLGEAAAVRREGKVEEERVRIEDHEPVTIVPPVVTPAKSERVERERQVPLFTDLPGDSTLPPVSLLDPAPKTQEAISADTLEFTSRLIEKKLKDFGVEASVVAAYPGPVVTRYEIEPATGVKGSQIVNLAKDLARSLSLVSIRVVETIPGKNYMALELPNQRRQTVHLSEIIGSEVYAAASSALTLSLGKDIGGKPVCADLAKMPHLLVAGTTGSGKSVGINAMILSLLYKATAEQVRLILIDPKMLEMSVYEGIPHLLCPVVTDMRQAGHALNWTVAEMERRYKLMSKLGVRNLAGYNNKIDDAAKREEKLPNPFSLTPEDPEPLGRLPNIVVVIDELADLMMVVGKKVEELIARIAQKARAAGIHLILATQRPSVDVITGLIKANVPTRIAFQVSSKIDSRTILDQMGAESLLGMGDMLYLPPGSGLPVRVHGAFVGDDEVHRVVEKLKEQGEPNYVEGLLEGGTADGDEGSAGAGTGEGGGESDPLYDQAVEIVIKNRRASISLVQRHLRIGYNRAARLLEQMEQSGLVSAMSSSGNREILVPARDAE